The Archocentrus centrarchus isolate MPI-CPG fArcCen1 chromosome 1, fArcCen1, whole genome shotgun sequence genome includes the window CTGTGTAATGTCTGACTGTGCCCATATGAGAAATGGGCTGATGATTCAGGCTGAAAGCTCTAAATATGTTCTGAATTAATTTGGGGAATTTCTTTACTACAGTTCCTGAAAGTTATGGTAAACATGAATGCACATAAGAtgattgatgatgatttgatgGTGATATTTACCTGCATGAATGGCCAGAACATTAGCCCTGTCTGAGATGagataaaaacaaagcacaaagtCAGAGCTAGACAACTTCATCAGGAGAAGTCAAATTATACATGATAATCCAGTGGCATCAATAAAGATTTGGATGTAGAGAATACATTGAGCATCAGTTTGGAATATGACCACAGCACACATTGGACTCTTCTGTTTTGATGCAGGCACTGTCATGGCTTCAGAAGAACAGCCTTTGCCTGCTCAGACTCACCTTATAAGTATTCAGAAACTTTTCTCTCCAGTCTTCCATGATGTCCTCTTTGCCTTCCAAGAAACTGACAGCTGGAGACACATGAGATTTGACTGATTTACGGACAGCACAAGAAGACCAACACAGTTTGtacagtataaaataaatattaaataattgtttttccatgttttttttaagttcttaATACacattttgacatattttcTCTTGAAATAATTATCAGTACAATAACCCCATGTACACTGTTTTGCATTATCATTACAGCGTTTATTTAGTTGCTTCAGACTGCACTGCACCGACTAGTGcatcactttttttaaaaacagagaccATATAGTTAACATTAACCTCTTCATTGATAAATTCTTGGTAGGCATAAATTAACACGCATTTTACAAATTATTAAGGTTTAAAGCTGAATAGGTTTAAGGCTTCCACGTGGtataaatatacagtattttacacagtttaaatacagaaataatgTATTATAGAGTCAAAGTGCTCTACCTACAGGCACATTAAGGAATGGATACCAGAGATTTTAAGTCAGATAGGCCCATTTTATGTAAATGCATTGGTTCTTATATTGCCCAAAGCCCTTTATACatcattcacacccattcatataagcacttttttgcctaagtgctttctacctAAAGCACACgaggggttcagtatcttgcccaaacatgcagactggagcagcagggggggggggggggggggggggggcagggtgGACATGTCACTGATGACACAGTGTGCTGCTGCACTTTAATAATTGGCCAAACAGGTGGAGCACATAAAAGGTGCACACTGGCCTAGGCAAAAgagacaaaatattttttccgCCAATCATTTGCAGCCACAAACTGCTTGCAAgttgacttcttgtccagtaagtcAAGTTTATCCTGtatatgaaaataaactgacaagacattataaacaaacaacattcatggcaacattcccgacagacagttttacctcattcaaaagaAATTCTGACTCCTGCCGTCTCCCGCCTCCCAAACAGTCCCTTCAGGGGGGGCAGTgacatgacgctatgttgcgccttcaaaataaaagcatgcgaattcaaaatcaagtatttttgtCCTCCGCGGTGTTATTTTTGGGTCGGACAAATGCACCTGTCCCCAATattgggggggcgggggggttcCTAGTTAGTTTTCAATTAGTAGTCTACATCCAAAAACAGGCatggggttagattaattggtgacTGTAAATTAGCTCTAGGTGTGAATTTGAgtctgaatggttgtctgtctctgtgttagttctgtgacagactgacaaccagtccagggtgtaccctgcctctcgccctgtgctagctgggataggctccagtccacACCACCTGCCGCTCAGCAGGGATAGTAAACAACTGAACTGCTCTGCCCAACAAAGTATCTAATAAAACCATTTCTAAGTTACCCCgccaaacatcttttttttttttcctgcattacGTTTTGATATCAGCACATACTGggcaacataaacacaaaaatctgGGTTTTCCTGGCTCTGAATGCACCTCTTTTGGGGAGTGACTACATATAAGAACTGAGTGCATGCAGTGTCCTGTTATTTTTACCCATTTGATGAACAAAAATGCATCTGGTCAAGTAAATGAAAAACCACTTCAATTTTGATTTCTACATCCCATTGATTGTCTTTCTGGCTCTGGATGAATTAAAACAATCCAAATAAATGTAGCAAATACCATATAAAATATGGGCAacaattaatttataaaatgtgatATAATTGACatttatgatttcatttttttaatgattttcagtatcttttccatttaatttgGCTTGTCTTTCTTCGTCTGCTGGCTTCCTAATTTCTTGTTTATCcagttattttaattaaaagctaTTAAAAGCTTTGACTCTACTTTCAAAGCTGTAATCATCAAAGCCCTTTGTAATCCAGATTATATCACTTTCCATCTAAAGTAAACAAATGTAATAGACCAGCATCTGCTTGCAGTATCAGTCACAGTGTGTACAGTTAGCTGTAAATCTACTCCGTCGTGTCTTTCACATGACCTCTGCTAGTTTGTGTCACAAGACAATGAACTGCTGATCTTTACGCAACATGAGAGGAACACAGGGCTTAGGTCTGGTTATAAACTGACAGATAGGGGATCTGCTGTGAGACACTGCCGTCAGGAGGCCTCCAGCGTGTGCCTCCAACAGCCCACCGACCTGTGTAGAAGACGCTGGTGGCCAGGGGCGCCGCCGTCGTCTGGTCCAGGAACAGCTTCCTCATCACCATCCCGGCGGAGTTCCCGGGAAATCTCCTCTCCAGGAAACGCATCCAGAAAAAATTGAAGTTGCCATGGAAACCAAACGCAACCACAGCGACGTTGCGTGTTTGTCTCCACTCGATTTTCTCCCTTCCAGAGAACCACTGATGGACGAAGTCCCCCCCGGCGAACAGGGACCCGTACAGTGTCACGTTGGTAACCCACGGAAAGCGACGGGCATGTCTTAAAAACAGCTTTAGCATTCTTTTACCTGCCGTCACCCCCGTCGAATGAAATATTTTACCACAAAGAGGCTGACTTTGTTGTGCTAGCTAAATGCTGATACTCTTAAGGTCACGGGAGTGTCTTCTCTCTCGGAGGCTCCTCCGCCCAAATTTCGACACGTAATAATCATCTACGACACAGTGTCTAAGTTTCTCGTGTAATTTGCGTTATGCCAAACAGCATCCAGCAGCACCCGGTTTGAGACAGACCGCTACCACGGGAGCCAGAGTCGTTTCCTATTACGCCCCTTTATTAcgtaaaacaaatacataaataagtAGCGTTGAAGGGGCGGGGCTGAGACGCCTCACACGGCCACAGGAATGTGTCAGAATTATTAGTAtctttaaaatgtgcaaaaacaaaatttagACATCCGGGTTACGTTAATAAAGGTGTGTTATACGTGACTAATAGATTCAGCCTCTGAGGAGCAAAACCTACATGAATCCACTTTAAACTTAAATGTTCTGTTAGGCTATGTTGCGGTTGCAaattaaaaatcacacttttcaCTCTGATGACTTTAAGAATAATAACAAGACAGGGGCGAGTCTGTGTTTTTAAACCGGTGTCAAATAGGGGAGACAAAAACAATAAGGGGGTAATCATGGGAAATCAGAATATTTGATCAGTGCAGAAAGCTGGTatacaaaacaattttaaatatatgacTGGGTAGTGAAGAAACCTGCTATCAGCTTATTCCTCCCAGGTTTCggcgtgttcgtttatcgaacaggaatttTTACACAACACGATGGAATAAGGagtcaattattaaatttaattagccattttcacacagtttacagattaatccgggtcagaactgcataccatgCCCAGTGTGGTACTGGACATGAAATGAAGTACTGACTCTCTCTTCTTAAGCTCAGGTTTTCATATAAAAAGCTTATCAATCTGTTATTGATAATCTGTTagtgatagagacatacccagaACGAAcactgttcttagctgacaccaaacatgtgcttctgtgtcattaatcatttatgtttattttccagtctaagacagATTTCTaaggcaaataaatgtaaagatgGTAAGagcaaacatataccatgagtaTATTTGAAACTTCCTTCAGTAACTCGGTCTATTATAACAATAATGCAGAATTATTAGCATCTTTAAAATTTGCAAAAAAGAGTAAGTAAcgaaatgtttaaaataaatagctTGGAGAACAAAGTACAATATTTGCACCCAAAATATACGACCAATATGACCAAGATGAGTCaaacatttgacacatttgACAGCAGCATTGTGGAGTTCCTTTATAATTTCTTgttctttaattatttaatacTGATTTATTTGCCTTAAATTAATATCTGGTGTATGTCAGCCCCCAGTTCATCAGTTCTTAAAGCAGTGATAATAACTTTATCTGTATAGCACTTTTTAAGGCACTGTAACAAAATGCTTTGCAATTTGGATTTACAAAAATCTAATAACTGTATATAATCCAGAATACAGTACatacaaaacattcaaacatgcatacatacacagGCAAAGAACCTACTGTGTAAGCCAAAGTAAAGGGTGAATGTTTCAGGAAAAGCTAAAGTGAAATTAAAACGAAGCACTGATTTAACTGACCTGATGGAAAGAGGAAGGCTGTTCCAAAATTTAGGTGCTACAACCTCCAAAGCGTGGTCACCTCTGGATTTAAAATGAGAGCATGGAAAAGGTCAATGATCAGAACACAGGGGTGGACTGCTGGAATAAAGTCTCAGCACATCTGCAGGAGCCTCATCATGTAGGGATAGAATGTCCTGTAATGGCGCAGCACAGTAGTCAGCACTGTtttctcacagtaagaaggtcctgtgtccaaatccaccatctggcctgggcctttctgtgtggagtttgcatgttctccccgtgtctgcgtgggttctcgggcttccccccacagtccaaagacatgcagttagtaggGTTAGggtaactggtgattctaaattgattACAGGGGTGAATGGGATGTGTGAATAGTTTTAAGCCTCTCTGAAACAGACTGAAGACTTGTCACACCCACAATATAGACCAATTATGCATTTTCAAATGGACCAAGCCCATGAAAATCATGaaccaaaaatataaattttcacTTTGAACATTGAGAATAACAAGTATTTCAAAGGAGATTTcaccatttacatttatttagcaTCAAATACAGTATTTGCAGAAGTCGCAACAAGTTACACTGAATTCTTTAAGCACCTTAAAACCaaataacataactgatgaAAAGGCCATGAATTATATTTTAATCTGGAAAAACTAGGAAAACCACATTTTGTTTCATTCAACAACAATCCACAATGCAGAAGACTACCATACACATGTGCACATGCAGTTTGTAAAGCAAACACATTCTTAgccaaatgtacaaaaaaacaatatagtTCATGATAAAATATATCTCATCAGGAAGGTGCACttttagaagaaaaataaactttaactATTAAACCGAAAAACTTAATCATTcatcaaaataaacatttgcctTCTGTAATTGTTCTTTACCAGCAGAGCAACAAATACATTTAACCTGCAACCAAAGATTGTATCCAGGTTTCCAAAGTATGTTTctattagggtttaatatttttcccgaaaatgacatgaattaaatcccgggaaatgacgagccatttcccgggaatcccgggaaaaagtttatttatttttttattttaattaggccttctgtagcctgtgtcggccttaacctattgtgatattgtagaggtagctttccagctatgtcctgttatgcccagtagggggcaacgtcgtcttgattaatgcaataaaacctacatctcgacattggagtgctcgagctatgcggtgttgtatcgttcctcaacactcccttaacaaatataattcgaatattcctccattgtacatggaattataccaagatattttacaactgctggtgcaaaacaatacggttcatctccacacagcattgataaaggctcagccatgctgtcgtggcgacatctgttgcgctatatctccaccagtggaacgctgtaatagtcattgaaaagttaactaccgtactacactataatatggcataacacagggccttgagtaatgcactacgacttggtcattgccattctggcaacagcaaatttataacactgtgtctgagggttaaagtaggttcgctgtgaatcgtcttttgaaaaactggccaatccttatagcctaaaaaatatacattttactcaactccattttaaaagcgaaatatgttaaagcaatctatttcatgataatttcttcacacattaggcccgcatcctaattcatgattgttagtaagcagctgcaaacgaggaaaagaaacactcgattgcctacgatttcaacaaattaaagaggaaaaaagtacaactgtgtaatacctctattaaaacgcttgagatgaaggctgaagccttaaacggaggctgaacgtgcctgaaatgaagagtaatgcttttcgcattaaacgaacccttctctcaatatttccttaaatttaacattctgaagctttcttttctttctgaaagtcaaatcgacgcgcgcgacttttttcccggtttcccgtctaacgtttcccgggaaacgggaaatggttctgatcgcatttcccgggaatcccggatcccggaaTTAAACCCTAGTTTCTATATTGATGTATGTACACTGTTTTCTGACTTTGGCTGAGgagaaaatcaatcagagcttgaaacaactgactgtgtCACTGTGCCAAACATAAACTGAACCCATGACCAGGAAAGGTTCAGCACTTGAACACCTAGTGAGACAAAACTGTTAAttatttcctttataaatcaaaaTAGAGAAGCAGCGGGACATCATCCTCAACTAGCTGCAATACGACAGACTTCATACGAAGTCCTGAGATTGGGAAAAGCTGTAAGAGGCATGAACAAACACACTGCCTCGACTCATTCCACTGGTCCAGCCAGATGAGCCAGGAGATCTACTCAACAGATGTATGTTCAAGGTGAAGGTAAGCTCCATGGTAAGACACaataaacaaagaacagaaattGGATGAAAAGGTCACAGTGCATCCCACTGAGCTGAGAGGCAAAAACAGCTACCAGGTTAATGTTCAGTGAGAGACAAGAGTCAGACTCTATTACTGGACAACCCTCTCCCAGTCCCCCATCTCCGTTCTGTGGTAGAGCTGCGGTTGACCCCCTGGGAACAGGCTTTCAGAGTTCGGGTGGTCTAAAAGGAACTGAATGGTGGACTTCATGTGCTGGACAAAGTGTGGCGGCTCAGCCCTTGGAGAGGTGGACAGGTACTagataaagggaaaaaatacCAAAGTCATGAGGAAAAAGCTTTGTTGCACTGGTtaataattgaaaaaaatagtTGATCTTTTAAAAAGCCACTTACTTCAAGTTAACATTACCTTTAAAATTGTGTCGTCATTCTGTGACAACCAAAAGGCAAGATCTAGATTCTCAGACCATTTGCATGGGCCAATTTTAACAAGTCCCCGACTTGAGTCATATATGCCAGTCATCTGCAAAgggtcattattttattcagtaAGACTTCTGTTTCCATAAAGGGgacataaaaatgatttcaagGCTTAAAAATTGTACAATTAAGAAGACAATCAAAGCATCCACTTGGGGATTACATTTTTAAGTCACTTCAGTAAGTACTGATCAGAAAGAAAATTCAGTGATGATATGACATTTCAAAAGCAGCAAAATGATTAAATATTAGGTAGCATCCATGTGAAAATTGTATATATACAAACATGcattttaccccccccccaaaaaaacaaacaaacaaacaaaaaacagcatgcTATAGTCCCAGAGCACCTCTCCTCCAGTGAAGGTCCGTGCTGACCTCAGCTCCTCCGCAGGCCCTTTATGAGGGAACGAGGCAGGGAACACATCCCCCATTTTAATGTTTACGCCTGTGCAGAAACAAAAAGGCAACATATTAAAGGCCAAATACCACAGAGCATTGGATCCTGTTCTGTAACAGTCTCACTTACCAATTCCATACACTACAGGTCTGTGAGTTCCATTAACAACCACGTCATTCATTTCTACAACAGCGAACCGAAGGCGTGATTAGGGCAACGGATGACTTGTAGAGTATTTCTAAACGATATTAAACAGTTAAAACAAATATCAAAGTTACCTGTGACACAGCATGTTTCCAGATGAATATCTTCCTTGTGTACCTGGAACGCTGCTGTGAAGTGATAAAGAGCCAGTTAAGTTTTGCAAGTTCAGCTGCTGTCTGGATAACACTGCAGTGCAACATGAAGTAGCTTTTAAGGATTATACCCAGTATATTAAGGCTGAGTTTATGGGATGTTTTTGAGTCGTCGTTAAATCCCCCGACAAGATGGAGCTCAAGTCTGCATAatggaaaggagaggagaaatggaaataaataaatgaattcatTGAAGAACctgcatgtttatgtgtgtgtcatACCTGCCCTCCTTACAGGCATCACTCAGTGACGTGACCGTTTTCACGAGGAGTGGCACTTCAGACCAAGTGTTGGAACCGTCGCAGTGAGCGAGGCAAACAGCTCCACTTCCTAAGAGATAATAAAGGGGAATtattaaacacattaaagaTAGAATTTCATAATTTAATACTAAGGCACACAGCATAAATGTGGTAAAAGAAATTTCACCAGTGTGCCGCAGCACGACCAAATGGCAGGTGGTGGCATCATCGGATCCAATGACTGAAACATAATCTGTGACAGATAAGACAATAAAGGATATTAATGTTACAGTCCACGTGTTCAGTCTGGAAGACCAAGCAAGCATaccaaaatgctgaattttGTACCAAAtagttcataaataaataaaagcagagtcATGCTTATAATAATTCTTGATCCAAAATCTTTTCTGTGGTCAGACTCCATTTCAGAATACTAAGGTTTCTGTTGCTGGCTGCTTGCCTAAGGTTGTTGTACAACATGATATCGAAATATAAAGACACAGGAAAAGAGCAGATGCACTGTTAAAGTCGGGATGTGACACCAGTCTGCAAAGGATGCATTTGTCCAGCTTTTCataagaaaatacttttttcttctaAAGCAACCAGTCAACACGATGAAGCCAGGAGTTTCAACACTGAGAGGGTTGACTGAGCAGCAACACATGAATATAAGGCAGCCACAGTGGCAGAAAACATACTCCTGCATATAAGAGTGGGAACTGAGTGCTTTATCCATCACTAGAGGAAGCTTTGCCAATGAAAGTCAAGTGCCCACACAAAAGGAGTGAAATCACAAAATGTATGAGAGCCTAGCTGTAACGCTTCAGCTTCGTTTTTGCAACTGATATGACTAAACTGGGAGGTGCACATGGGTGTCTGTGTCTTCTTTTTCAGTAGCCTCTGTTTCTGCTTGCCCAGCCCAAAACATAATCCTCGAGTTTTCAAACTAAAATGGGTTCGACTGCATTTCCACTGGTCTCCACTAAAACACCAGAGTGGTGTGAGGGAAAGGCGAAAACATAAAACtctcacattttaaaattcctGTGTATCAGTGTGGATACAGCCTTATGTTGAAGTGATCTGTTACTTACTGTCTGCTGGTGTTGTTGCAGCAAACTCCCTCTGTTGGACATAAAGGAGGCACTTTGGATCGACATCAACACGCGGCTTAGAGCGAAATGTTCTCGCATTTTCCTGTGACATAATAGCAAAATGTTTCAAAGTGATGCCACACAGAAAAGACTATCTTTAAAGTATTTTTCATTATTAGTATTAATAGCATATTTAGTGTAAACTCTGGCAGtctattgaattttatttgtgaaacaTAAGAAGGTAGAGACAAACTGATCCAATATTTGACCTGGATATTGGTCTGATCCTGACTCATAAAGCTGGATCAGTTATTGGTGATGACAGTTCAGTCTATTACTATGATGTTCATCAGCAGGTTTGCACCAGTTGCTAGCAGTTACATTCGATAACATTTGTTGGGTAGCTTATATTGCACTTCCTGTAATATAATGTATTTTTGGTCCCAGTCTTTTACTAATAAATCCAAATTTACTAAATTTATattgtcatatttttctttacaaagTTAGGAAAACAATTTCTAAGTCAGGCCCTTATGTTGCTTTAAATATGAAAgaatttcatatttcatttcCTAAAACTAATTTTTTAGCTGTCATAGAAATGTAAAGGAAGATTATTATCTTTATCTTTACACTTTAGATTAAATGAATTAGGCTACCAGATAGATCCAGAGGTCATCCAGGACAAGACCTATCTCAAACATCCACAACACATTCAGCTGTTCTGATTAATTCATTCCCATTTCCCTGTGTAACTTGGTAAGTTTAATTTACGGACAGCACGGTGGTCAACACTgcagcctcacagcaagaaggtcctggatttgaatccaccatctggcctggCCCTTGccgtgtggcgtttgcatgttcttcccgtgtttgcgtgggttttctccgggtactccacagtccaaagacatgcagttagtggggttaggttaattggtgattctaaattggccctaggtgtgaatggctgtctgtctctctctctgttaaccctgcgacaggctggtgacccgTCCAGGCTGtacctgtgacagctgggaaaggctccagctgTCATGGGTGGCACAGATTTACAGCCACTCACTACTTAGTTACTTTGAAGGCAATTAAACCTACTATATTATTTACCAACTGCGATTCTGTTAAAATAACCATTTAAAGACGGTTCCTACTGAATAAAGAAGATGCGCTAACTACAGCAGCCACGCTTTGTGTAAACAAACCTGTAATTGTGGATTTTTGTCGAACAATTCCGCTGTCGATCTTATGCGGTCAACCGGTTTATTTTGAATGAACAAAGGCATTTCTTCAGGCTAGGTCAGCTTTAAACTGGATATCATTAAGAGCAAAAACTTCATATTAGTATCGCTTATTAACACACGCTATGCATCTGTTTCATCCATCGGCTTTGACTTCCTGGAAGACTTTCTTCTTCGTCGTTTTAATGTCGGATGCACCAAGTGAAGCATTACCGCCATCTACTGCTGACTTACAGAGTCCCTATATTCTTCTTGTCGCTTGAGAGTCTCGTTAAAAGTGTGAGATTTGTttcaaaacagcatttttgaacTTATTTGCGAAGATCATCTCAAGGTCCTTCTATCTTACTTTGCTGTTTCACCGTAAAATAAGGTCCAACGTCTTGACGCCACACAGTTGTTAAGAAGCGCCATTGTTTACACAAATCATATTCACCATTACGACTTAGTGAATATGCGTACATAGTACCTGTTCGTTCTACACGAACTACGAAAACTTACTAGCTTAAGTCACGTCGATAAAGAGGGCAGGGAGGGAACAAGCCAGCTAGCCGTTTAGCTACGTGACACATACAATTATTGCGtgataaaacctttattttagcGCAATTATTGTCTAATGAACGTATAGCCGAAAGCTGCGAAATTCTGTGTCTTTGCTCGCGTAAATTACGCTTATTTTTTGCCGTTTATCACCGAGCAAAACAAACCGCTGTTTGGCGTCAAAGCTAGCATAACAAACAacagaaagggaaaaaatgagAGGGGGCTCATCTTATGGAGATAGAGACAGGGACCGAGGACGAGACAGGTGAGTTTTAGTTCATGCGAAAGCAACACATTTAATACACATCTGGCTTTACACGTCTGGACTTCAGAGGAAGTTTGACCTAAGgccctgtttcttcttcttttttttttttctttttcctccagaCTCAAAGCCGATAAAGGCAACACCAAAGGCTTCTTTAATATTTTCTTCACTTTGTTGCTACTTACTAATCAATGATTGCACAGCGTCAGCATTGATAGTGCATTTATGTAAATGTAGCAGTTGCTTAAAAATGTCCGCTGTATAAATCTCGAGGGACTACTACATAAGGCTGTCTACTAATTTTAACATCTAGTTTTATTATTTAGAAAAATTATGGCGCTAAAGGTGAGGTCAGGAGGTTGTTACTTTTTTGTAGAAGTGTCACAGTGCAAGATTTGTCGTTGTCTAGGTAAATACAAACGTGTCTGCAGGACTTATTATTTTTGGTCATCAGACTACTTGCTAGCACACTTTCGGTGGTGTTTGCACatctaaaatgtgaacattatAACGCTAGGCTTGTGTCTGCTGCAGTTATTACATAATTTCtcttacaaattaaaaatacgAGAAGCTGTCTTAAAATAAACCTAAAACTTTAGGTTATGTTAACCGAGCACAACAACGCATTGATTGACTGGTGTAGTGCAGCCAGTCTTGTGGATTAATGCAGGATTGGCACTTTAGActtaataatcataataataatcaaattgCAGAGAAGTATGTGCATTTTTATTATGCCATAAATACGTTGATCCATATAATAACTGCAGTATTAGTTCAACAGTTGACCATTTGCTGCTGTCTGTTGTGCTGAGTCTTCATTGCTCTTTATCTCTTTGCTCTTATCTTTCAGGCCACGTTTTGGGGCCATGAGTGGTCGTGGTGGACCTCCGCCAATGAAATTTGGGAATCCAGGTGAACGTCTTCGAAAGAAGCGGTGGAACCTGGATGAGCTGCCAAAATTTGAGAAGAACTTCTATGCTGAGCATCCTGAGGTGCAACGCTTGAGTCAGGTGAATCTTTGCTTATCTTTCTACATCAGTAAGGTGATGATGACTTTGGACCTGAGGGCATTATTAgtaatcagttatgttttaaACAGTCCCTGTGCTTGTGTGAGGATGGAAacatataataaaaacaataaaagttaaGCACAATCCTGTTTAATTTCATGTCACCTGATAATTGCAATTCTTTGGTAGAACTTGAGAACATACTGTGAAAAATGTGACTGATTTACACATCATCCCCTCGTGTACAATTTTCTTTCCCTCTTGTTGGCATGTCCAGTATGAAGTGGAAGACTTCCGCAAAAGGAAGGAGATCACGATCAGAGGCTCTGGCTGTCCAAAGCCTGTCACTGCTTTTCACCAGGCGCAGTTTCCTCGTAAGTAAAAAatatgtttcagaaactgctggtaCAGATCATTTCTAGGAAGCATTAGCAAATACAGCAAATTATTCTTACACTCACTCAAATATCCAAGTACttaaaaatgtcacaatttTATTTTGAGGCTCTGAGTAAAAGTTTTGTTACACATACTGCAGGCATACTTGCACACACAATGTTTTCTCTTAGTCTTCTgatggaaggaaagaaagaaagtcagaaattaatctgCCAGGCTTTTTGTTGATTGTCTCCCTCCTTTTTACTGACAGAGTACGTGATGGATGTGTTAATGCAGCAGAACTTTAAGGAGCCCACAGCAATCCAGTCCCAGGGTTTTCCTGTGGCCCTGAGTGGCAGGGATATGGTGGGGATTGCACAGACTGGCTCAGGAAAGACACTGGCTGTAAGAATTGGACATGACGCAGTTTTTAAGGATttattgtaaaa containing:
- the LOC115785525 gene encoding mpv17-like protein; its protein translation is MLKLFLRHARRFPWVTNVTLYGSLFAGGDFVHQWFSGREKIEWRQTRNVAVVAFGFHGNFNFFWMRFLERRFPGNSAGMVMRKLFLDQTTAAPLATSVFYTAVSFLEGKEDIMEDWREKFLNTYKTGLMFWPFMQFLNFALVPLYVRTTFTGCCAFVWATFLCFSRQTGDGTAGAALAWIFPPEDNEGESAKEKVESNDKVDAPNKGTTSFKPMQ
- the ntan1 gene encoding protein N-terminal asparagine amidohydrolase, whose protein sequence is MPLFIQNKPVDRIRSTAELFDKNPQLQENARTFRSKPRVDVDPKCLLYVQQREFAATTPADNYVSVIGSDDATTCHLVVLRHTGSGAVCLAHCDGSNTWSEVPLLVKTVTSLSDACKEGRLELHLVGGFNDDSKTSHKLSLNILAAFQVHKEDIHLETCCVTEMNDVVVNGTHRPVVYGIGVNIKMGDVFPASFPHKGPAEELRSARTFTGGEMTGIYDSSRGLVKIGPCKWSENLDLAFWLSQNDDTILKYLSTSPRAEPPHFVQHMKSTIQFLLDHPNSESLFPGGQPQLYHRTEMGDWERVVQ